The genomic stretch CTACAAGCTGGCCCCGCGTGTGGAGCCGATCCAGGCTTCCATCTCCGGCCCGCGCTCGTTTCGCTACACCCGGATGATGCTGGCCATGGCCGCCAGCGCCGGAGCTGAGACCCGTCTGGCTCCTGTGACCATGAACGCCCCGAACAAAGACCTCGCAAAAGCCCTGAAGCAGGCCGGCGCTCCCATCTCCTGGGACGACGACTTCATTCGCAACGAGGGCGGCAAGACCCTTGCTTTCGAAAACAACATGATTTTCGTGGGCGAAGACAATTTCAACTTCTACATGCTGCTTGGCTTTGCCCTGGCACATGCCGGACGATGCAAATTCACCGGCAAGCCCGCGCTCCAGCTCATGGATATCTCCAGCCTGAACAAGATTCTGCCCAAGCTCGGCGCCCGACTGGTTCCCATGAACCCCAACAACCCCGGCCTTCCTGCACGGCTGGAATGCGGCGGTCCCATGGACGAGGCGATCACCCTGCCCGGCGGCATGCATCCCGACTTCGCAGCCGGTCTGACCCTGGCCGCATGGACCTATCCCGGCGGCCTGACCATTAAAGGCCTGAACTCCGCTGCCCGTGAGCGCGTGGCCGAAGTGGTGGACGTGCTGACTGCCTGCGGCATCAAGGCAGAGCTGAAAAAAGACTCCGTCACCGTTTCCGACGGCGTTCCGACCATCGACACCAATCCGGTGCTCCCGCTGTCCGTACCGCTGTGCTCCATGCTCATGGCCCTGCCCATCATGGCTGGTGGTTCCATCAACATCGAAGGCAACTGGCCCAAGAGCGAAATGGGGGACCGCGTCCTCGAAGAGCTCAAGGCACTTGGTTTGCGCATCGATATCGCCACAGAGAACGTCATTGCGACCATGGAAGGCGAGCTGCCGAAATCAGCAACCCTGACACTGGGCGACAATGAAGCACTGCGCCCGTTGACCATGGCCCTCGCCATGAAGCTCGAAAAAGCCACAATCAAGGGTACATCCGACGAAACCATGATTGAACTTCTGGACCGCATGAGCGTTGCCTATGAAGAGTCCGAAGAAGGCATCGTCATCCTTTCCGGCGAACGCAGCTGGTCCGACACCTGGTACAGCCCGGCCCCGATCTGGTCCATGGGTTGTGCTTTGACAGCCTACGCCGTACCTGGCATCAAGCTGGAGAACCACGGTGAAGTAACCGCCACCTGGCCGGAATTCTGGAACTTCTACAACTCCCTGCCCACCGGAAAGATGAAACCGAAACCGGTACAAGAGAAAAAAGATGACACACGCAGAAGAATCAAAGTCCGTTAATCCCGAACAGCCGGAAGAAACTCGGCTGAGCGACGACATCCCCACCCTCGAAGCCGAGGTGGCCGAGATGACCCTCCACCGTGAAAAGGTCATGCAGGCAATCCGCGACCTCCGGGACGCAGAAGACCCTGCCAACAAGATCTTCCATCACGAGGAGATATTCCAGATGCAGCAGGAAAAGCTGCGCCTGGACGTGGACATCAAGTTTCGCACCAACAAGATCAACCGGATCAATCTCGGCATGGACGAGAGCCAGGTCAGCGATGGTGTGAAGAGCGGATTCCTGTTTTAGCATAGTATTGGACAGTCGGATGGAGATGATCCATCCGGCTGTTCTTTATATATGGTTTCCTGCTTCAACCGCCTCAATCAATTGACTCGGCACACGAAGAAACAGGGCCAGCTGAAACAAAACGTAACATGTGACTATTTCATTTCACCCCGCAAACACACGCCCCAACGGTACGAGAGAGCCGCACGGGCGAACCTGCAAAGGACTTGCGGAGACATGAGAGTACCCCGATAACCACTAAGCAGGAGCAGATTGATGGGAAAATCCATAACCCACAAGATCATTGAGCAGCACCTCGTCAGCGGCGAGATGGTGCCCGGCACGGAGGTTGGCCTCCGCATCGACCAGACACTCACCCAGGATGCCACCGGCACCATGGCATGGCTGCAGTTCGAGGCCATCGGCATCGGTGAAGTGCGGACCGACATTTCCGTATCCTACGTCGACCACAACACCTTGCAGATGGGCTTCCGCAATCCGGACGATCATCGCTACCTGCGCACCGTGGCTGCCAAATCCGGCGCCGTTTTTTCCCCGGCAGGCACCGGTATCTGTCACCAGTTGCATCTGGAAAATTTCGCCAAACCCGGCGCGACCCTCATCGGCTCCGATTCCCACACCCCCACCGCGGGCGGCATCGGCTCCATGGCCATGGGAGCGGGCGGCCTGTCCGTAGCTCTGGCAATGGCCGGTGAAGCGTACTTCATTCCCATGCCCAAGGTCGTCAAAGTCCACCTGACCGGCGAGCTCACCGGCTGGGCTGCTGGCAAGGACGTCATCCTTGAGTTGCTGCGCCGCCTGACGGTCAAGGGCGGAGTCGGCAAGGTATTTGAGTACGGCGGCCCTGGCGTGGAATCCCTTTCCGTGCCCGATCGCGCCACCATCACCAACATGGGTGCTGAACTTGGCGCTACCACCTCCATCTTCCCGTCCGATGCCAAGACAAAGGACTTCCTTGAGAAGATGGGTCGCGGCAACGATTGGATCGAACTGGTGGCTGACGAAGACGCCGTGTTCGACGAGGTCATCGAGATCAACCTGAGCGAACTGGAGCCCATGGTTGCCCAGCCGCACATGCCCGACCTCGTGTGCAAGGTCAAAGACCTGGCCGGCAAGAAGATCGACCAGTGCGCCATCGGTTCCTGCACCAACTCTTCCTATTCCGATCTCAAGAATACGGCCCAGATCCTGTCCGGCAAGCAGACGCCGCCCGAAGTGGACCTGCTCATCTCCCCCGGCTCCAAGCAGGTGGTGAAGATGCTGGCCCGAGAAGGGCTGATCGAACCGCTGCTCGATGCGGGCGCACGCGTCCTGGAATGTTCCTGCGGCCCGTGCATCGGCATGGGTGGTTCTCCGACTTCTGCCGGTGTGTCTGTACGAACCTTCAACCGCAACTTCGAGGGACGCTCCGGCACCCTTGACGGGCAGGTCTATCTGGCTTCTGCGCAGACAGCGGCCCGCCTTGCACTCGAAGGCGAGTTCACTGATCCCGCCACCTGGGGTCCTGCGCCCGAGCGTGTGGAACTGCCCAAGGATGTGCCTTCCATCCGCGACCTATTCGTCTTCCCGCCCGAAGACAAGAGTGTGGTGGAGATTCTGCGAGGCCCCAACATCGTGGCCCTTGAAGATTTCGACGAACTGCCCCAAACCGTGGAGGCCAAGGTACTGCTCAAGGTCGAGGACAACATCACCACCGACCACATCCTGCCTGCCGGTGCCGAAA from Pseudodesulfovibrio profundus encodes the following:
- a CDS encoding chorismate mutase produces the protein MIKIRKDDRRGPSGDHRRSNSDGPRRFEKTGNYRRQDNRSGRDNRSGSDYRGGRDNRGGSDNDIDKSEVVSNHRYNDISDIDRQVLSLLEKRAFLIRKEGAWRKSRQKSLVDPKLEKLLRASFDKQAGELGLDAKLTKQLFTLLNQFSLADIRKKFTGDAYKLAPRVEPIQASISGPRSFRYTRMMLAMAASAGAETRLAPVTMNAPNKDLAKALKQAGAPISWDDDFIRNEGGKTLAFENNMIFVGEDNFNFYMLLGFALAHAGRCKFTGKPALQLMDISSLNKILPKLGARLVPMNPNNPGLPARLECGGPMDEAITLPGGMHPDFAAGLTLAAWTYPGGLTIKGLNSAARERVAEVVDVLTACGIKAELKKDSVTVSDGVPTIDTNPVLPLSVPLCSMLMALPIMAGGSINIEGNWPKSEMGDRVLEELKALGLRIDIATENVIATMEGELPKSATLTLGDNEALRPLTMALAMKLEKATIKGTSDETMIELLDRMSVAYEESEEGIVILSGERSWSDTWYSPAPIWSMGCALTAYAVPGIKLENHGEVTATWPEFWNFYNSLPTGKMKPKPVQEKKDDTRRRIKVR
- a CDS encoding aconitate hydratase is translated as MGKSITHKIIEQHLVSGEMVPGTEVGLRIDQTLTQDATGTMAWLQFEAIGIGEVRTDISVSYVDHNTLQMGFRNPDDHRYLRTVAAKSGAVFSPAGTGICHQLHLENFAKPGATLIGSDSHTPTAGGIGSMAMGAGGLSVALAMAGEAYFIPMPKVVKVHLTGELTGWAAGKDVILELLRRLTVKGGVGKVFEYGGPGVESLSVPDRATITNMGAELGATTSIFPSDAKTKDFLEKMGRGNDWIELVADEDAVFDEVIEINLSELEPMVAQPHMPDLVCKVKDLAGKKIDQCAIGSCTNSSYSDLKNTAQILSGKQTPPEVDLLISPGSKQVVKMLAREGLIEPLLDAGARVLECSCGPCIGMGGSPTSAGVSVRTFNRNFEGRSGTLDGQVYLASAQTAARLALEGEFTDPATWGPAPERVELPKDVPSIRDLFVFPPEDKSVVEILRGPNIVALEDFDELPQTVEAKVLLKVEDNITTDHILPAGAEITALRSNIPAISQYIFSRVDAEFVNRMKEHGTGVILGGENYGQGSSREHAALGPRHLGVKAVIVKSLARIHRANLVNFGILPLLLVDPSDYDKLSEGDDLVIPAGAMTPGGTIDITTASGKTVAVTNDLTKKELEIIQSGGLLNAVRNNQS